The DNA segment TCCTGCTGGCTGCTGCCCTCCACAGCGTTACTGACATCTTCGGCAGCGGCCTCGAGTTACGACCGTGGGAAGGAAACTCGAATAAGGCAGTGTACAGCCATTATCACGGCACCTGGATTGCCCCGCGAAAGGTGCTCAGCTATGATGGCTCACCTGCCGATCTCCTCCTCTCGGTCGTCCTCGCTGTTCCCCTGGTATACGTCCTCGAGGGGGGACTCCAGTGGGTCGTCATTGGGGCAGTCGTCGTCGCCGGAATTTACACGGCACTTCGACGTGTTCTCGCTGACCTGGCACCCGTGGTCGTCGGCTTCCTTCCCTCGAGCGTGTATCCGTACGTTCCAGCACGGTACCTCGAGGATACGGCGAGGTAGTTACATCCAACGGTGAATGTGGAAACTGAGTGCTTCGTCACGCCTGCTCGAGTGATCCGACCCGATGGATTCGACTCGCACGTCAACGTATAACTGAATACTGAGTATCCGTGCTGAAAAACTGAACCGGTTAGCCAAACAGGTGATCCATCAGCAACCGCTGCAGTAAACTCTGTCGCCGTCCGTCGTGGGTCTGGACCATCACTGCAGTTGTGTCGACGGAATCGACCAGCCGATTTCCTGGCCGACCGAACACTCGAGCGGTCAGCCCCGTTCGGTCGATACCGGTCACGAGCAAGTCGGCGTCGCCGACGAAGCGAGCGAGACCGGCCGTTTCGTCGTCGGTTTCGATAACCGTCGAACGTGTAGGCACGGTCAGAATCGAAATAAGCTGTTCGTGGTAACGGTCGACCGTTTCCCGTTGACTGTCGGGTGCATCAGCTGGTATCGCCTGCAGGAGGTTTATTTGGGCACCGGTTTCCTCGGCAACGGCGTCGGCAAACAGCAGTTTCAGTGGGTCGAATGGACCGCGGTTGGCAACGACGGCGATTTCATCGGCACCGTCGAAATCGTTGTCTTCGACCAGCATAACGTCACAGGGCGCGTTTTCGATGAGCCAATCCGTATCGCTACCGAACAGTCGGTGGTGGAAATCAGCCTGATTGCGTTCGGCGATGATCAGGTCGTAGTCACCGTAGGTTGCCAGGTCGACGATAGCGTGTTTGTGATCTTCGCTGTCCACTTCCCGATACTCGATGCGAGTCGCTGGCGCTGGGTGTCCAGTGTCGGTCCTCACACCACCGGACGGGCGGACGGGCCGGTTGATATCGTACTCGTCCGGGAACCAGGGGGGAGCATCGTCGCTCGAGGTGGGCATCCAATCGGGAATCTCGTCGGTGCTGATGCGGGCGTGATCGCCAGCGAACAGTTGGTGTGGGACATCGACGAATTCGACGACAGAGACTGTCGTCGATCGGAGTCGCCCCATGTCGGTCGCCATCCGGAGCATGTCCCGTCTCGCGTTTGGCGACGTCGATTCGGTGATGGCTACCAGAACGTCGTACTCGCGGTCGGCCTCGAACAGTTCATGTGTTCGGTCGACTGCTCGCTGACTGACGTTCTGTCGGGCACCGCTTCTGGCCGCTCCTTCTCGGTCGGTTCGAGGGCGAGCGTAGCCAACGTACCAGGCGATGGAGATGATCGTGATTGCGACCGCACCGGCGAACGGAACCGTCCCCATCTGGGTGAGCACGAGGAGTCCGCCCCCCATACCGACGAGTTGCACCCAGGGGTAAAACGGGGCAACGAACTCGGGTTCGTAGTCGTCGATAGCTCCTTCTCGAAAGCCGACCAGCGCGAGGTTGACCAGAATAAACACGAGTATCTGGAACGCACTGCCGAACTTCGCCACCTGTTCGATCGGAAGGGTGACGATCATGAACATCATTACGCCGCCGGTAATCGCGACGGCAAGGGCAGGCGTCTTGAATCGGTCGTGAAGTTTCTCGAACGCACCCGGAACAAGGTCGTCTCGAGCCATCGCGAACGGGAATCGCGAGGCAGAGAGCAAACCGGCATTGGCCGTCGAAGCTAGTGCGAGTAAGGCCGCCAGCACGATAATGAACGAACCGACGCTACCGAGAACGGCGTCTGCAGCGTACGCGATCGATGCGACTTCTTCTCCCGCTGCGGGGACGAACCCACCACCGGTTGACAGATCCGGTGCGACGCCGATGGCCACGTAGACGACCAGCACGTACAGCGCCGTCGTAAACAGTAGTGAACCGATCATCGCTCGAGGAATCGTTTTCCCCGGGTCTTTGACCTCCTCGGCGACGGCGGAAACCTTGATCACCCCTGCATAGGAGACGAACACGAGTCCCGTTGCCGCGAGGATTCCCTCAGATGCGAGATCGAACGATCCAGTGGTCTGGCTCCCGCTCACGTCGGGAAAGCCACTGACGATGAAATACCCCATCGCCAGGATCATGACCCCGACGATGGCAAACTGCAGGCTTCCCGTGGATTTGGTGCTCACGACGTTTAACAGCGTGAAAAATAACGCCAATCCGAGTGCGATCGGAAGAATGTAGCTGGCGAGCTCGGGGGCAACGTACACCAGATAGGGGACGCCACCGATCAGCGCTAGCGCGCCCTTGAACGACAGCATAAACCAGTTACCAATCCCTGCAATGGTTCCCATGAGTGGGCCCATGCCACGTTCGACGTACACGTAGGAACCGCCGTCTTCTGGCATTGCTGTCGCCATTTCAGAGGCTGAGAGCGCTGCCGGTATCACCAGTAGTCCCGCGATAAGGTACGCCAACACGACGGCAGAACCTGCCGAGGCGTACGCGATCCCCGGGAGGATAAAGATACCACTTCCCACCATCGCCCCGATGGCAATCGCCGTCGTGGCGAACAGCCCGAGATCTCGTTGAAGTTCCGGCGCCATTTCAGCACTCACCCCGGGGGACAGGTAAACCGCTTACTCGCCCGAGCGCTTGTCGACATGACGTCGAGACGTGAGACTTCGCCTCAGATCCGGTTCGGTCGGGTGCCGGGTTTGATATCGTCGTTTGCCTTTCCCTCATTCGAAGATCACCGTAACTGCATCTAGTTGTGTGCGTATTGCACTCATCTGTTCAATACTGACTAAGCGGTAGCTGTTTATAATGATTTTGGGTTTATAATGGACGACTCGTTCCGTCACCTATCCGGACGGAGTGCCCGCACGTACATCACTGATGAAAAGCGGACCGTGGATCGCAGAAACCAGTGATAGGTTTCGTTGTGATAGTAGCGAACAGCGACCAGCCGGCTCCGTCACTAACCGGCACACAGTTACAACAGTTCGCATGAACTGACCAATTCGACGTGATAAATTCTGCATGAGAGCCTCGAGTGACCAACCGACCCTCAACTGCCGTCTCGAAGGTCTGACCAACAAAAGAACGGCGCTGTCGAGTTTTCGTTGAGGATAGCTGTTCAGCGTTGCATAAGCCTCACTCTTTATATAGTAGTAAATTGATACAAAATTAATATTAAATTGATTGCCACATCAAGCCGATCTGATCCCAGTTCACACGTAACACCGCTTTCAACCGACCGGACCTGTCGGGTATGTGCAACACATCGTGGCCAATATTGTAGATTGTTCGAAATACTTTACACGATGGGGAGTGTACCGGTTCGTATGGAGGACCCGTTCGTCATCGTCGGCGGAGACGCTGCAGGAATGAGCGCTGCGAGCAAGGCCAAACGTGAGGATCCGGAACTCGAGGTAGTCGTCTTCGAGAAAGGGGATTGGGTATCGTATGCCGCCTGTGGGATGCCGTACTACATCAAGGGAACCGTCGAGGAACTCGAGGACCTGGTCGCAGTCACGCCCGACCAGTTCCGAGACAAGCGAGACGTCGACCTCCGAACCAATCACGAGGTCGTCGCAATAGATGTCGAGGCCGAGACAGTCACGGTCGAAGGACCCGACGGCGAACGTTTCGACCAACCCTACGGCGCACTGTTGATCGGGACCGGCGCTCGAGCTATCGAGCCGCCGTTCGACGGCTTCGACCTCGAGGGGGTGTTCACCTTACACAGCATGGACGGGGCGGCGGCAGTCGACAGCTACATCGACGAGCAGGAACCGAAAGCGGCGGCCATCGTCGGCGGTGGCTACGTCGGCGTCGAAATGGCCGAAGCGCTCGCCGAACGTGGAATCGAGGTGTCGATGTTCGAAATGCTCCCTCGGACGCTCCAACCCTTCGGCGAGGCGACTGCAACGGTCGTCGAAGACCATCTCCGCGAGCAGGGTGTGGACCTGTACCTCGAGACGGCAGTGGAGGGATTCGACGGCGAGGCGTCCGTCGAACGCGTCGCCCTCGAGGACGATGCGGTCGAGACGGACCTCGTTATCGTCGGTGTGGGTGTCACACCGAACGTCGAAATCGCCGAGGAAGCAGGCATCGAACTCGGGCCGACCGGTGCCATCGCTACTGACGAATACGGACGGACCAGTGTCGAAAGCGTCTACGCAGCGGGCGACTGTGCCGAAGCGACCAACGTGGTCACCGGCGAACCGGATCACGTCCCCCTCGCACTGACGGCGAACCGTGCTGGCCGGGCTATCGGGACGACTGTCGCCGGATCGCCCACCGAAACCGGCGGGACGGCCGGCACGGCCATCGTGAAGGCTTTCGAACTCGGTGCCGCCCGGACGGGCATTATCGACGACGAACGGGCACGGGAGGCCGGGTTCGAACCCGTCTCGGTCACCATAGAAGCCCCGACACGCCCGCACTACTATCCTGGCGCTGTCGAGTTGACGGTGACACTCGTCGCCGACCGCTCGAGCGGACGCGTCCTGGGCGCGAGTCTCGTCGGTCGCGATGGGGCAAAACGAATCGATACGGTTGCCACGGCCGTCCACTCCGGCCTGACGGTCGCTGAACTCGAGAATCTCGACCTCGCGTACGCACCGCCGTTCAGCCCAGTCTGGGACCCCATTTTGACGGCGGCGAAAGTTCTTGGCGGGAAACTCGATACCGACGACGAACGCTGAGTGGCCTACGAGGGTACTGAATTGCAAACACTGTGTATCACTGTTGTGCAACGTCGTCTCTCGAGGCACAAAACACGGTAATTCGGTCTGGTACCGACCTTCGCTGGCTATTCCCTTCGGTCGACGAACGTATCCGCACCATGATCGTCGATCCAGGCGAAGGCGAACAATCGCTTGGCAGGAACCGCCTCGAGTGAACGGCCGTCGGCGCTGGTACCGGTAACGGGGTCCCAGACCGTTCCGTCACCGACGAGTTCGTCACCGTCACCAGCCGACTGGCGTTCGAGGCTGAATCCAGGGTCGTCGAAAGCGTGGATACCCTCCGCCGTCGTCACGACGATCACCTGGCGACCGCCGACGGTTCCCTCGAGGATACCACCAGCCTCGTCGACCCAGGGGAGGGGAAATCCGCGAGCGTCACCACCGTGTTCGATACCCAGCAGGATCGATTTTGGCTCGAGGTCGGTTCGCTCCCACGAGCGATCACCCGTTTCCCCGCGCAATCCCGCCAATCCTACGGCGTCGCTCGAGAAGTACTCGGCGTACGGACGCTCGCTGTAATCGACGGGGGCAGGCTGGTCGTCATCGCTCGCGGCTTCGCTTTCGGCGCCCGGGATCGGTTGGAGAATCTTGCCGTCGTCGTGTCGCTCGAGAAAGCCTGATACGGTCGTGCGGGCGCTTGGCAGGACCTCGAGCTGACGGTCACTGAGTGAGCCATCGATACAGGTTCCGGCCGACTGTTTCCACTCTGACCCCGTCTCGCGGTCGTACAGTACCAGGTCGTCGTCGGCGAGTTTGCCACTCACGCCGAAAGTGAGCCTCCGGTTATCGATAGTCGACTCGTAGACGACGGCGCTCGCACAGAGCGGGCACCACGTAACCGCAATCGGTACCTCGCCGATGGAATCGTTGACGACTTCGTGATAGTCGAGAATTCGTATCGGATACGCTCGGGCGGGTTCACCGTCGAGATCGACGACGATGACTTCGTCCTCGGTTGGCCCGTCGTACGAGCGGTCGAACGACGGCGTATCGATGCTCGGTATCGCATCTCGAGGGAT comes from the Natronosalvus amylolyticus genome and includes:
- a CDS encoding APC family permease, yielding MAPELQRDLGLFATTAIAIGAMVGSGIFILPGIAYASAGSAVVLAYLIAGLLVIPAALSASEMATAMPEDGGSYVYVERGMGPLMGTIAGIGNWFMLSFKGALALIGGVPYLVYVAPELASYILPIALGLALFFTLLNVVSTKSTGSLQFAIVGVMILAMGYFIVSGFPDVSGSQTTGSFDLASEGILAATGLVFVSYAGVIKVSAVAEEVKDPGKTIPRAMIGSLLFTTALYVLVVYVAIGVAPDLSTGGGFVPAAGEEVASIAYAADAVLGSVGSFIIVLAALLALASTANAGLLSASRFPFAMARDDLVPGAFEKLHDRFKTPALAVAITGGVMMFMIVTLPIEQVAKFGSAFQILVFILVNLALVGFREGAIDDYEPEFVAPFYPWVQLVGMGGGLLVLTQMGTVPFAGAVAITIISIAWYVGYARPRTDREGAARSGARQNVSQRAVDRTHELFEADREYDVLVAITESTSPNARRDMLRMATDMGRLRSTTVSVVEFVDVPHQLFAGDHARISTDEIPDWMPTSSDDAPPWFPDEYDINRPVRPSGGVRTDTGHPAPATRIEYREVDSEDHKHAIVDLATYGDYDLIIAERNQADFHHRLFGSDTDWLIENAPCDVMLVEDNDFDGADEIAVVANRGPFDPLKLLFADAVAEETGAQINLLQAIPADAPDSQRETVDRYHEQLISILTVPTRSTVIETDDETAGLARFVGDADLLVTGIDRTGLTARVFGRPGNRLVDSVDTTAVMVQTHDGRRQSLLQRLLMDHLFG
- a CDS encoding metal-dependent hydrolase, whose protein sequence is MMLPTHALAGMALALPLLAVAPEYAPIAFVAGLLGGIFPDLDMYAGHRKTLHYPVYYSVFAVVATGVALLIPTAGTVAISVFLLAAALHSVTDIFGSGLELRPWEGNSNKAVYSHYHGTWIAPRKVLSYDGSPADLLLSVVLAVPLVYVLEGGLQWVVIGAVVVAGIYTALRRVLADLAPVVVGFLPSSVYPYVPARYLEDTAR
- a CDS encoding FAD-dependent oxidoreductase; the encoded protein is MEDPFVIVGGDAAGMSAASKAKREDPELEVVVFEKGDWVSYAACGMPYYIKGTVEELEDLVAVTPDQFRDKRDVDLRTNHEVVAIDVEAETVTVEGPDGERFDQPYGALLIGTGARAIEPPFDGFDLEGVFTLHSMDGAAAVDSYIDEQEPKAAAIVGGGYVGVEMAEALAERGIEVSMFEMLPRTLQPFGEATATVVEDHLREQGVDLYLETAVEGFDGEASVERVALEDDAVETDLVIVGVGVTPNVEIAEEAGIELGPTGAIATDEYGRTSVESVYAAGDCAEATNVVTGEPDHVPLALTANRAGRAIGTTVAGSPTETGGTAGTAIVKAFELGAARTGIIDDERAREAGFEPVSVTIEAPTRPHYYPGAVELTVTLVADRSSGRVLGASLVGRDGAKRIDTVATAVHSGLTVAELENLDLAYAPPFSPVWDPILTAAKVLGGKLDTDDER
- a CDS encoding DUF3179 domain-containing protein encodes the protein MNVRQVIPRDAIPSIDTPSFDRSYDGPTEDEVIVVDLDGEPARAYPIRILDYHEVVNDSIGEVPIAVTWCPLCASAVVYESTIDNRRLTFGVSGKLADDDLVLYDRETGSEWKQSAGTCIDGSLSDRQLEVLPSARTTVSGFLERHDDGKILQPIPGAESEAASDDDQPAPVDYSERPYAEYFSSDAVGLAGLRGETGDRSWERTDLEPKSILLGIEHGGDARGFPLPWVDEAGGILEGTVGGRQVIVVTTAEGIHAFDDPGFSLERQSAGDGDELVGDGTVWDPVTGTSADGRSLEAVPAKRLFAFAWIDDHGADTFVDRRE